From a region of the Megalops cyprinoides isolate fMegCyp1 chromosome 13, fMegCyp1.pri, whole genome shotgun sequence genome:
- the LOC118788316 gene encoding uncharacterized protein LOC118788316, which produces MTGIVKRETDIFSTSEFNPRTTQLLIELTQVHWDHYKLNKTQFYQMLHNEFLAHGYNISAQKIRKKWNNLLVTYKRTKSRTRLSGEARITWEYFEALDNLLSQRVGAPLTSSVPTVSTALFPMVAEQPPAPSPAPCTPAPSHTQSPDRQGTHTDSTSSITPSASCQRKPLGAKRKKMASDATDTFLENYEGHALRRTKVLESLANRHTWRNVLAEKRRENREARREKREEETLACLKDISSTLREMSEKQDRIIALLEKRC; this is translated from the exons ATGACGGGGATTGTGAAAAGagaaactgacattttctcCACCTCAGAGTTCAATCCAAGAACAACGCAGTTGTTGATTGAACTGACTCAAGTTCACTGGGATCAttacaaactgaacaaaacacaattttatcAGATGCTGCACAATGAATTCTTGGCTCATGGTTACAACATTTCAGCACAGAAGATCaggaaaaaatggaacaatttGCTTGTTACTTACAAGAGAACAAAAAGCAGGACCCGACTGTCAGGCGAAGCAAGGATTACATGGGAGTATTTCGAG GCCCTGGACAATCTTCTGTCACAGAGAGTGGGAGCACCTCTGACATCATCAGTTCCCACCGTTTCCACGGCGCTGTTTCCCATGGTGGCCGAGCAGCCTCCGGCACCTTCCCCAGCGCCGTGCACGCCTGCTCCGTCACACACCCAGTCACCTGACAGGCAGGGAACGCACACAGACTCCACCTCCAGCATCACGCCCAGCGCGTCGTGTCAGCGCAAACCCCTGGGCGCTAAGAGGAAGAAGATGGCCTCAGACGCCACGGACACCTTCTTGGAGAATTACGAAGGACACGCACTACGACGCACCAAGGTTCTGGAGAGCCTCGCCAACAGACACACGTGGAGGAACGTCTTGgcagaaaaaaggagggaaaaccGCGAGgcgaggagagagaaaagggaagaggaGACATTGGCCTGCCTGAAGGATATCTCCTCAACACTCCGGGAGATGTCTGAGAAGCAGGACCGCATCATAGCTCTGCTGGAGAAAAGATGTTAA